One segment of Carya illinoinensis cultivar Pawnee chromosome 1, C.illinoinensisPawnee_v1, whole genome shotgun sequence DNA contains the following:
- the LOC122303729 gene encoding uncharacterized protein LOC122303729, which produces MTGFGLASIYHCSHIWHSQQLDFRWSSDIDDVEIVTSRNCPQGIVNEAIEDETVEEQCDVSIEDGLDVGDDVNLGDGDGDGVNEGDGDGDGVNVRDGDGINLISTSSSGNLEPFVGKEFDEVEDAQGFYKAYARRGLLPVFEVVWTLYSPNILLNDGSLESRDYDLHKKPILIDKFCQVLISWFF; this is translated from the exons atgacg GGTTTTGGCTTAGCTTCGATTTACCATTGTTCGCACATTTGGCACAGTCAACAGCTTG ATTTTAGGTGGAGTTCGGATATTGATGACGTTGAGATAGTGACAAGTAGAAACTGTCCACAAGGCATTGTAAATGAAGCTATTGAGGATGAAACCGTGGAAGAGCAATGTGATGTGAGCATCGAAGATGGATTGGATGTGGGAGATGACGTTAATTTGGGAGATGGTGATGGAGATGGAGTGAATGAGGGAGATGGTGATGGAGATGGAGTGAATGTGAGAGATGGAGATGGAATCAATTTGATTTCCACCTCCAGTAGTGGAAATCTTGAACCGTTTGTTGGGAAGGAATTTGATGAGGTTGAGGACGCCCAAGGATTTTACAAGGCGTATGCAAGACGAGGTCTTCTGCCAGTGTTTGAAGTTGTATGGACTTTATATTCGCCAAACATCTTGTTAAATGATGGTTCACTTGAAAGTAGAGATTATGATTTGCATAAGAAACCCATATTAATAGATAAGTTTTGCCAGGTTCttatttcttggtttttttAG